Genomic DNA from Rickettsiales bacterium:
TAATAAGGGGCATCTTGAAAGGCTAAAAAAATCCCTCGTAAGCCTTGATATTCCATTGCCAAAGCCAATTGAAGAGATTGAAAAAATCCAACTAGAATTAATCCAAAAAAATAATATCCAAGAAGGTTTAATATATCTTCAAATTACTAGAGGTGAAGCACCAGAGCGTGATTTTAATTATCCAGATAGCCCAGCACTAAAGCCAGTTTTGTTGATGTTCACACAAGAAAAATCTATAATAAACAATCCAAAATTGCGGGCGGGAGTTAAAGTGATAACAACCCCAGATTTAAGGTGGGAAAGGCGAGATATAAAATCAATCGCGTTGCTCGCGCAAGTTATGGCAAAAAATATCGCCAGAAAACAAGGGGCGTTTGAAGCAGTAATGTATGATAAAGAAGGATTTGTTACTGAGGGTTCTTCTTCAAATATTTTTATCATAAAAAATAAAAAAATCATAACAAAAAACCTCTCAAATCAAATTCTGCACGGCATTACAAGAAAGGCAATCCTTGAAATTGCAACCCAAGAAAAAATT
This window encodes:
- a CDS encoding D-amino-acid transaminase codes for the protein MQIIFLNNQFLPLKEARVSPLDRGYLFADGVYEVSAVINGKLVDNKGHLERLKKSLVSLDIPLPKPIEEIEKIQLELIQKNNIQEGLIYLQITRGEAPERDFNYPDSPALKPVLLMFTQEKSIINNPKLRAGVKVITTPDLRWERRDIKSIALLAQVMAKNIARKQGAFEAVMYDKEGFVTEGSSSNIFIIKNKKIITKNLSNQILHGITRKAILEIATQEKIEIEERAFSIEELYQADEAFMTSATAFVTGIIEVDGKPLGNSQTGEITQKLFQKYISII